The Callospermophilus lateralis isolate mCalLat2 chromosome 3, mCalLat2.hap1, whole genome shotgun sequence genome has a segment encoding these proteins:
- the Pck1 gene encoding phosphoenolpyruvate carboxykinase, cytosolic [GTP] yields the protein MPPQLHNGLDFSAKVVQGNLGSLPQAVREFVESSANLCQPEHIHICDGSEEENGRLLGRMQEEGIIRKLSKYDNCWLALTDPRDVARIESKTVIITQEQRDTVPIPKTGLSQLGRWMSEEDFEKAFNARFPGCMKGRTMYVIPFSMGPLGSPLAKIGIQLTDSPYVVASMRIMTRMGTPVLEALGHGEFIKCLHSVGCPLPLKRPLVNNWACNPELTLIAHLPDRREIVSFGSGYGGNSLLGKKCFALRIASRLAKEEGWLAEHMLILGITNPAGEKKYLAAAFPSACGKTNLAMMNPSLPGWKIECVGDDIAWMKFDNQGNLRAINPENGFFGVAPGTSVKTNPNAIKTIQKNTIFTNVAETSDGGVYWEGIDEPLAAGVTITSWKNKQWSPQDGEPCAHPNSRFCTPADQCPIIDAAWESPEGVPIEGIIFGGRRPAGVPLVYEALSWQHGVLVGAAMRSEATAAAEHKGKVIMHDPFAMRPFFGYNFGKYLAHWLSMAQRPAAKLPKIFHVNWFRKNKEGKFLWPGFGENSRVLEWMFNRINGEDSAQLTPIGYIPKKDALNLQGLGDIDLEELFDISKEFWEKEVEDIERYLEDQVNADLPSEITRQVLALKQRISQM from the exons ATGCCTCCTCAGCTGCACAACGGCCTGGACTTCTCAGCCAAAGTCGTCCAGGGCAACCTGGGCAGCCTGCCCCAGGCGGTGAGGGAATTCGTGGAGAGCAGCGCCAATCTGTGCCAGCCGGAGCACATCCACATCTGCGATGGCTCCGAGGAGGAGAACGGACGGCTGCTGGGCCGCATGCAGGAGGAGGGCATCATCAGGAAGCTGAGCAAATACGACAACTG CTGGTTGGCTCTCACtgaccccagggatgtggccaggATTGAAAGCAAGACAGTTATCATTACCCAAGAGCAAAGAGACACGGTGCCCATCCCCAAAACCGGCCTCAGCCAGCTGGGTCGCTGGATGTCAGAAGAGGACTTTGAGAAAGCCTTCAACGCCAGGTTCCCAGGGTGCATGAAAG GTCGGACCATGTACGTCATTCCATTCAGCATGGGGCCACTTGGCTCCCCACTGGCCAAGATCGGCATCCAGCTGACGGACTCGCCCTACGTGGTGGCCAGCATGCGGATCATGACGCGCATGGGCACGCCTGTCCTTGAGGCCCTGGGCCACGGGGAGTTCATCAAGTGTCTCCATTCCGTGGGGTGCCCCCTGCCTCTCAAAA GGCCTCTGGTCAACAACTGGGCCTGCAACCCAGAGCTGACGCTCATCGCCCACCTGCCGGACCGCAGAGAGATCGTCTCCTTCGGAAGTGGGTACGGCGGGAACTCGCTGCTGGGGAAGAAGTGCTTTGCTCTCAGGATAGCCAGCCGGCTGGCCAAGGAGGAAGGCTGGCTGGCAGAGCACATGCTG ATCTTGGGCATAACCAACCCGGCGGGCGAGAAGAAGTACCTGGCGGCAGCTTTCCCCAGCGCCTGTGGGAAGACCAACCTGGCCATGATGAACCCCTCCCTCCCAGGGTGGAAGATAGAGTGTGTGGGCGACGACATCGCCTGGATGAAGTTTGACAACCAAG GTAACTTAAGGGCTATCAATCCAGAAAAtggtttttttggtgttgctCCTGGCACCTCCGTGAAGACAAACCCCAATGCCATCAAGACCATCCAGAAGAACACCATCTTCACCAACGTGGCCGAGACCAGTGACGGGGGCGTTTACTGGGAAGGCATTGATGAGCCGCTGGCCGCGGGAGTCACCATCACCTCCTGGAAGAACAAACAGTGGAGCCCGCAGGATG ggGAACCTTGTGCCCATCCCAACTCGAGGTTCTGCACCCCTGCCGACCAGTGCCCCATCATCGACGCTGCTTGGGAGTCTCCGGAAGGCGTGCCCATCGAGGGCATCATCTTTGGAGGCCGCAGACCTGCAG GTGTCCCTCTGGTCTACGAAGCCCTCAGCTGGCAGCATGGTGTGCTCGTGGGCGCTGCCATGCGATCAGAGGCCACGGCGGCAGCAGAGCACAAAG GCAAAGTAATCATGCACGACCCTTTTGCCATGAGGCCCTTTTTTGGCTACAACTTTGGCAAATACCTGGCTCACTGGCTGAGCATGGCCCAGCGCCCAGCAGCCAAGTTGCCCAAGATCTTCCACGTTAACTGGTTCCGGAAGAACAAGGAAGGCAAGTTCCTCTGGCCAGGCTTTGGGGAGAACTCCAGGGTGCTCGAGTGGATGTTCAACCGGATCAATGGGGAAGACAGCGCCCAGCTCACACCCATCGGCTACATCCCGAAGAAGGATGCCCTGAACCTGCAAGGCCTGGGGGACATCGACCTGGAGGAGCTCTTCGACATCTCCAAGGAGTTCTGGGAGAAGGAAGTGGAAGACATTGAGAGATACTTGGAAGACCAAGTCAATGCTGACCTCCCCTCCGAAATCACCAGACAGGTCCTTGCACTAAAGCAAAGAATAAGCCAGATGTAA